The following are from one region of the Etheostoma spectabile isolate EspeVRDwgs_2016 chromosome 17, UIUC_Espe_1.0, whole genome shotgun sequence genome:
- the ubtd1a gene encoding ubiquitin domain-containing protein 1a isoform X3 has translation MGVPNSREYNYYHAPTSPFRILLKRRNEPLKKERPKWKSEYPMMEGQLRSKRDEFWDTAPAFDGRKEIWDALRAAALAAECNDLELAQAIVDGACITLPHGSLTESYDELGNCYQLPAYTLAPPVNLISETSSENKVSDSTQKQAQPPPCRQEFQLRVRLSTGNDVRLTASMADSIAELKKQLEEREEIDVNRQRWFFSGKLLTDKTRLQDAKIQKDFVVQVIVNMNPQVIAN, from the exons ATGGGAGTACCAAACTCCAGGGAATACAACTACTATCACGCTCCAACCTCACCTTTTAGGATTTTGCTGAAAA ggcGCAATGAGCCCCTAAAAAAGGAGCGTCCAAAGTGGAAGAGTGAGTACCCAATGATGGAGGGCCAGCTGAGGAGTAAAAGGGATGAGTTTTGGGATACGGCTCCCGCCTTTGATGGACGCAAAGAGATCTGGGATGCACTCAGAGCAGCAGCCCTGGCTGCAGAGTGCAATGACCTGGAGCTAGCACAGGCTATAGTGGATGGAGCCTGCATCACTCTGCCACACG GCTCTCTCACAGAGAGTTATGATGAACTGGGGAACTGCTACCAACTTCCAGCCTACACTTTAGCCCCGCCTGTCAACCTCATCTCTGAAACGTCCAGTGAGAACAAAGTCTCTGACTCCACACAGAAACAAGCTCAACCCCCTCCGTGCAGACAAGAGTTCCAGCTGCGGGTGCGATTGTCAACAG GAAATGATGTGCGTCTGACAGCCAGCATGGCGGACTCCATCGCTGAGCTAAAGAAACAGTTGGAAGAACGGGAAGAAATTGACGTGAACCGCCAGAGGTGGTTCTTTTCCGGGAAGCTCCTGACTGATAAGACTCGTCTTCAAGACGCCAAGATCCAAAAAGACTTTGTCGTTCAAGTGATTGTCAATATGAACCCACAAGTTATTGCTAACTGA
- the ubtd1a gene encoding ubiquitin domain-containing protein 1a isoform X1, protein MWQANCRRMHNLADWISGTAMGGCVGRSRMDGQGSARSSTRTKKRGGRNEPLKKERPKWKSEYPMMEGQLRSKRDEFWDTAPAFDGRKEIWDALRAAALAAECNDLELAQAIVDGACITLPHGSLTESYDELGNCYQLPAYTLAPPVNLISETSSENKVSDSTQKQAQPPPCRQEFQLRVRLSTGNDVRLTASMADSIAELKKQLEEREEIDVNRQRWFFSGKLLTDKTRLQDAKIQKDFVVQVIVNMNPQVIAN, encoded by the exons ATGTGGCAAGCAAACTGCAGACGAATGCACAATTTAGCAGACTGGATTTCCG GGACAGCGATGGGAGGCTGTGTTGGGAGGAGTAGGATGGATGGACAAGGGAGTGCCCGAAGCTCGACCAGAACTAAAAAACGTGGAG ggcGCAATGAGCCCCTAAAAAAGGAGCGTCCAAAGTGGAAGAGTGAGTACCCAATGATGGAGGGCCAGCTGAGGAGTAAAAGGGATGAGTTTTGGGATACGGCTCCCGCCTTTGATGGACGCAAAGAGATCTGGGATGCACTCAGAGCAGCAGCCCTGGCTGCAGAGTGCAATGACCTGGAGCTAGCACAGGCTATAGTGGATGGAGCCTGCATCACTCTGCCACACG GCTCTCTCACAGAGAGTTATGATGAACTGGGGAACTGCTACCAACTTCCAGCCTACACTTTAGCCCCGCCTGTCAACCTCATCTCTGAAACGTCCAGTGAGAACAAAGTCTCTGACTCCACACAGAAACAAGCTCAACCCCCTCCGTGCAGACAAGAGTTCCAGCTGCGGGTGCGATTGTCAACAG GAAATGATGTGCGTCTGACAGCCAGCATGGCGGACTCCATCGCTGAGCTAAAGAAACAGTTGGAAGAACGGGAAGAAATTGACGTGAACCGCCAGAGGTGGTTCTTTTCCGGGAAGCTCCTGACTGATAAGACTCGTCTTCAAGACGCCAAGATCCAAAAAGACTTTGTCGTTCAAGTGATTGTCAATATGAACCCACAAGTTATTGCTAACTGA
- the rrp12 gene encoding LOW QUALITY PROTEIN: RRP12-like protein (The sequence of the model RefSeq protein was modified relative to this genomic sequence to represent the inferred CDS: inserted 1 base in 1 codon) → MVKSGKLRSGTVSKLKRWKKGHSSDSNPQTSRFRQAAKSRFFSRPSGKSDLTVDALKLHNDLQAGPLEVSGRKDACMEEEPEAFSERTSGTFLSGLSDCSNLTFRKVQRYWESNSAAHKEICAVLAAVTEVIRSQGGKETETEYFAALMTTLEVVDSPESQTAVAYLLNLVMKRVPAPVLMSKFSDTTKALMDVMSKQATSESASAVRWILSCLATLLRKQDASVWTYPTTLQAYHGLLSFTVHSKPKVRKAAQQGICSVLRGSDFLFTDNAPTHHPAAVTTAKFCMKEMEQAGGSNEDTTTLHVLGLLKELMGTFPLGAVKSCCETLLRVMTLSHTLVTASAMQAFHRLFSGKPNASTLSPELNAQIITALYDYLPSENDLQPLMAWLAVMEKAHVHLASLQSSLSLGHLPRLFSAAMSCLLSPHAQVVSAATNTLKTLLVECVAPHMEEMGMLTATASAGNPSYVCKMFRIVEEGLSYRFHASWPFVLQILGCFYRAAGKQAHPIMTKSLQSLADLRSTPQFPFSGELDLAVGGAVESMGPQVVLGAVPLNITGYDDDLEFPRSWLVPVIRDHVKNTHLGFFASYFLPLASTLKHRADELEQAGQKLEARVYQTLQMQIWTMLPGFCTCPVDLLASFKGIARTLGMAVNERPDLRLTVCQALRTIVSKSCSTEEEKAEVGRFSKNFLPILFNVYGQQPAAGESGTYRMAILDTIKVYLTVTETQMVCTFLQKAIDRLRSTDTTEFTRLSMMDLVVAMAPSVDEVTMTKTFELIGPYLENKEPGMQKKAYRVLEEMCGGERDECRSFVVANLETLKVVLLDTLKKASSPAKRPRLKCLIHIVKRLDEEHKDFITALLPEVIICTKEVSVGARKNAYNLLVEIGSAFVRFCGNTKDAMEQYLVLVYAGLTGSVTMITCTVLALTRLVFEYKDAIEETTREQLLHNICLLLSSRTREIVKAALGFIKVILFIMDPKTLASHATVMMEGVGNIKDDVRRHFRTKLKNIFTKFIRKFGFELVKSMLPAEHHKVLVNIRKAEARTKRRKQVAEQHDDSESEEDEPKTKSQSIEDILAESDSDLSEDEGKARNAQKKAGKPQKARAWLKEGEEDDPLNFLDPKVSQRVLATNPGLKKSAKVDHGFKVTSDGRLIIREDDEEDGKDKDEGEMKDXLEEAGVKSKKTQKRKFRDDNVDEDMDTEPHLKYKAGGSGIHRPLGRREDTGADYKSKKGKGDVKKQGKLDPYAYIPLKKAQLNRRKRAKLQGQFQGMVRGAQKGALSGKKMQKRKRKA, encoded by the exons ATGGTCAAATCGGGAAAACTTCGATCTGGGACGGTGTCGAAACTCAAACGATGGAAGAAAGGACACAGTAGCGACTCAAACCCGCAGACGAGTCGTTTTAGGCAGGCTGCCAAAAGCCGCTTCTTCAGCCGACCCAGCG gaaAGAGCGATCTAACAGTTGATGCTCTTAAGCTACACAATGATCTGCAGGCAGGTCCGCTTGAGGTCAGTGGCCGGAAAGATGCCTGTATGGAAGAGGAGCCTGAGGCATTTTCAGAAAGAACCTCAGGTACTTTCCTCAGCGGCCTGTCAGACTGCTCCAACCTGACCTTCAGAAAGGTGCAACGCTACTGGGAATCCAATTCAGCTGCTCACAAGGAG ATCTGTGCAGTGTTGGCAGCTGTGACTGAGGTGATCCGTAGTCAAGGAGGGAAGGAGACTGAAACAGAGTACTTTGCTGCTTTG ATGACCACCCTGGAGGTTGTGGACTCACCAGAGTCTCAGACGGCAGTTGCGTACCTCCTCAACCTCGTCATGAAACG GGTTCCTGCTCCAGTGCTCATGTCTAAGTTCTCAGACACCACCAAGGCTCTGATGGATGTCATGTCTAAACAGGCCACCTCTGAGAGTGCCTCTGCGGTTAGATGG ATCCTGTCATGCCTGGCCACTTTGTTGAGGAAGCAGGATGCATCTGTCTGGACTTACCCGACTACTCTTCAGGCCTACCACGGTCTTCTCAGCTTCACAGTTCACAGCAAGCCTAAG GTCCGTAAAGCAGCCCAGCAAGGCATTTGCTCTGTTCTCAGAGGTagtgacttcctgtttacagaTAACGCTCCGACCCATCACCCTGCTGCAGTGACCACAGCCAAGTTTTGCATGAAAGAAATGGAACAGGCAGGAG GCAGCAACGAGGACACCACCACACTCCATGTGCTGGGTCTTCTGAAGGAGTTGATGGGGACCTTTCCTCTGGGAGCTGTCAAGTCCTGTTGTGAAACTCTGCTGCGAGTGATGACACTCAGCCATACG CTGGTGACGGCGAGTGCCATGCAAGCCTTTCATAGGCTGTTCAGCGGGAAGCCAAATGCTTCAACCCTCTCACCGGAACTTAACGCACAGATCATCACG GCTCTGTACGACTACCTGCCCAGTGAAAACGACTTGCAGCCTTTAATGGCTTGGCTCGCTGTCATGGAGAAAGCACATGTTCACTTGGCAAG tTTGCAGAGTTCTCTGAGTTTGGGCCACCTCCCTCGCCTCTTCTCTGCTGCCATGTCCTGCCTTTTGTCGCCTCACGCACAGGTGGTTTCTGCAGCCACCAATACGCTAAAG ACCTTGTTGGTGGAATGTGTTGCCCCCCACATGGAGGAAATGGGCATGCTCACTGCCACAGCCTCTGCAGGGAACCCCTCCTATGTCTGCAAAATGTTTCG TATCGTGGAAGAAGGATTGTCCTATCGCTTCCATGCCTCCTGGCCATTTGTGCTGCAGATCCTGGGTTGCTTCTATCGAGCTGCAGGGAAACAAGCTCACCCCATCATGACCAAG TCCCTGCAGTCTCTGGCAGACCTACGCTCCACTCCGCAGTTCCCCTTCAGTGGGGAGTTGGACCTGGCCGTAGGAGGAGCTGTAGAGAGCATGGGGCCTCAAGTTGTGCTGGGTGCAGTTCCCCTCAACATCACCGGCTATGA tgaTGACTTGGAGTTCCCACGCAGCTGGCTGGTCCCGGTCATACGGGATCACGTGAAGAACACTCACCTTGGTTTCTTCGCGTCTTATTTCCTCCCCCTGGCTTCTACACTCAAGCATAGAG ctgaCGAATTAGAGCAAGCAGGACAGAAACTTGAAGCCAGAGTCTACCAGACATTACAGATGCAG ATTTGGACCATGCTCCCTGGCTTCTGTACATGTCCTGTGGACCTGCTGGCATCCTTCAAAGGCATCGCGCGCACACTCGGTATGGCTGTTAATGAACGGCCAGACCTGAGGCTCACAGTGTGCCAGGCTCTACGTACTATTGTCAGCAAGAGCTGCTCCACTG aagaagaaaaagctgaagtGGGACGCTTCTCCAAGAACTTCCTGCCCATCCTTTTCAATGTGTATGGCCAGCAGCCTGCCGCTGGAGAGTCCGGCACCTACAGGATGGCTATACTAGACACTATCAAGGTCTACTTAACTGTCACCGAAACACAG ATGGTCTGCACGTTCCTGCAAAAAGCCATAGACAGATTGAGAAGCACCGACACCACTGAGTTCACACG GCTGTCAATGATGGACCTTGTAGTTGCCATGGCTCCCTCCGTTGATGAGGTCACCATGACTAAAACCTTTGAACTGATTGGGCCATATTTAGAG AACAAAGAGCCAGGCATGCAGAAGAAGGCGTACCGTGTGCTGGAGGAGATGTGcggtggagagagagatgagtgcaGATCGTTTGTCGTGGCTAATCTGGAAACACTCAAAGTTGTCCTGCTCGACACTCTGAAAAAGGCCTCTTCACCAGCAAAGAGG CCGAGACTGAAGTGTCTGATCCACATTGTGAAAAGGCTCGATGAAGAACACAAAGACTTTATCACAGCGCTGCTGCCAGAG GTGATTATATGCACCAAGGAGGTGTCTGTTGGCGCACGTAAGAATGCCTACAACCTGCTGGTGGAAATAGGAAGTGCATTTGTCCGCTTCTGTGGGAACACAAAAG ATGCCATGGAGCAGTATTTAGTGTTGGTGTATGCAGGACTTACAGGCTCCGTCACCATGATCACCTGTACAGTGTTGGCGCTAACTCGACTGGTGTTTGAGTATAAAG ACGCTATAGAGGAGACCACCAGGGAGCAGCTGCTGCACAACATCTGTCTGCTGTTGTCGTCGCGTACCAGAGAGATAGTTAAAGCTGCCTTAGGCTTCATCAAGGTCATCCTCTTCATTATGGACCCCAAGACGCTGGCATCACATGCCACTGTCATG ATGGAGGGAGTTGGGAACATCAAAGATGACGTGAGGCGGCACTTCAGAACCAAATTAAAGAACATCTTCACTAAGTTTATCAGGAAGTTTGG TTTTGAGCTGGTGAAGAGCATGCTGCCTGCAGAACACCACAAGGTGCTTGTAAACATCCGCAAGGCCGAGGCTCGCACCAAGAGGAGGAAACAGGTCGCAGAGCAGCATGATGACTCCGAGAGCGAAGAGGACGAACCTAAAACAAAGAGCCAAAG tATTGAGGACATCCTTGCAGAGTCAGACAGTGATTTGTCAGAGGATGAAGGAAAGGCTCGTAATGCTCAGAAGAAAGCAGGAAAACCGCAGAAAGCACGGGCCTGGCTcaaagaaggagaggaagatgaCCCACTTAACTTCCTGGATCCCAAGGTTTCCCAGAGAGTGCTAG CCACCAACCCAGGGCTGAAAAAGAGTGCCAAGGTTGACCACGGCTTCAAGGTGACATCAGACGGACGGCTGATCATCAGAGAGGATGACGAGGAGGATGGCAAAGACAAAG ATGAGGGAGAGATGAAAG ATTTAGAAGAGGCTGGAGTCAAAAGT aaaaagacacagaaaAGGAAGTTCAGAGATGACAATGTTGATGAGGACATGGACACTGAACCCCATCTAAAATACAAAG CTGGGGGCTCAGGCATCCACAGACCTCTgggaagaagggaagacacTGGGGCAGACTACAAGTCAAAG AAAGGAAAAGGAGATGTGAAGAAACAAGGAAAGCTTGATCCTTACGCGTACATCCCTCTGAAGAAGGCCCAGCTTAATCGAAG GAAGCGCGCCAAACTGCAGGGCCAGTTCCAGGGCATGGTGAGAGGAGCCCAGAAAGGGGCGCTGTCtgggaaaaaaatgcagaagaggaagaggaaagccTGA
- the ubtd1a gene encoding ubiquitin domain-containing protein 1a isoform X2 encodes MGGCVGRSRMDGQGSARSSTRTKKRGGRNEPLKKERPKWKSEYPMMEGQLRSKRDEFWDTAPAFDGRKEIWDALRAAALAAECNDLELAQAIVDGACITLPHGSLTESYDELGNCYQLPAYTLAPPVNLISETSSENKVSDSTQKQAQPPPCRQEFQLRVRLSTGNDVRLTASMADSIAELKKQLEEREEIDVNRQRWFFSGKLLTDKTRLQDAKIQKDFVVQVIVNMNPQVIAN; translated from the exons ATGGGAGGCTGTGTTGGGAGGAGTAGGATGGATGGACAAGGGAGTGCCCGAAGCTCGACCAGAACTAAAAAACGTGGAG ggcGCAATGAGCCCCTAAAAAAGGAGCGTCCAAAGTGGAAGAGTGAGTACCCAATGATGGAGGGCCAGCTGAGGAGTAAAAGGGATGAGTTTTGGGATACGGCTCCCGCCTTTGATGGACGCAAAGAGATCTGGGATGCACTCAGAGCAGCAGCCCTGGCTGCAGAGTGCAATGACCTGGAGCTAGCACAGGCTATAGTGGATGGAGCCTGCATCACTCTGCCACACG GCTCTCTCACAGAGAGTTATGATGAACTGGGGAACTGCTACCAACTTCCAGCCTACACTTTAGCCCCGCCTGTCAACCTCATCTCTGAAACGTCCAGTGAGAACAAAGTCTCTGACTCCACACAGAAACAAGCTCAACCCCCTCCGTGCAGACAAGAGTTCCAGCTGCGGGTGCGATTGTCAACAG GAAATGATGTGCGTCTGACAGCCAGCATGGCGGACTCCATCGCTGAGCTAAAGAAACAGTTGGAAGAACGGGAAGAAATTGACGTGAACCGCCAGAGGTGGTTCTTTTCCGGGAAGCTCCTGACTGATAAGACTCGTCTTCAAGACGCCAAGATCCAAAAAGACTTTGTCGTTCAAGTGATTGTCAATATGAACCCACAAGTTATTGCTAACTGA